In Deltaproteobacteria bacterium, a single window of DNA contains:
- a CDS encoding fused MFS/spermidine synthase, which yields MPDTRTNTQSITLYGLTIFLSAFLLFQLQPLIGKHILPWFGGTPAVWTTCLLFFQLLLLGGYAYAHWLANLKSLPAQGMVHLGLLLLTLLLLPVIPANSWKPEGGDNPILLILGLLTVTVGGPYFMLTTTGPLLQAWFAIGHKGKSPYPLYALSNAGSLLGLITYPFLFEPLLARYTQAIVWSLSYGLFIFLCGFCARQIWKGRHFTLLAPADDDRYKPAGESCTSIDEERPPSAGSAVLWLVLSACGSTFLLSTTNQVTQNVAVIPFLWVLFLSVYLLTFILVFQGSDLYRRWWSIPLLLILSVIISKDLAGELSLPLAWQIVLYTGALFAGCLICHGELAKRKPSPKYLTLFFLMIAGGGALGGLCVAVGAPFLFPAYWEYHFILMSMTLVIVCILFFDQRSPLFKGRRIYLWGIILPANIFMATSLVKAVEKDLEDAAALSRNFYGVLKVAEFVDDNIGRVRQMHHGKVLHGTAYEDPPWRGTPTSYYGKGTGVWLAVNSHPGRMRKKPLNIGVIGLGTGTIAALANKGDKVRFYEINNDVITLSRKWFWYQRDSAASIKTIAGDARIILENELVGGEEEKFHILVADAFSGDFIPIHLLTRESAELYRNRLRDDGILAIHISNSNFDLAPVTRAIAEAIGWEAVLIDSQDRIEEATWAATWVLITANQSILNNEKIKKTGKFLLREDMQSLRWTDDYASLFHVLKFRGTSGSSP from the coding sequence GTGCCGGACACCAGAACAAACACCCAATCCATTACACTTTATGGCCTGACTATTTTTTTAAGCGCCTTTCTTCTTTTTCAGCTGCAGCCGCTTATAGGCAAACACATCCTCCCCTGGTTCGGTGGAACGCCTGCCGTATGGACAACGTGCCTCCTCTTTTTTCAGCTCCTCCTTCTCGGCGGCTATGCCTATGCCCACTGGCTGGCCAACCTGAAAAGCCTGCCTGCCCAGGGAATGGTTCACTTAGGCCTGCTCCTTCTTACCCTCCTCCTCCTCCCTGTCATACCCGCAAACAGCTGGAAGCCGGAGGGAGGAGATAACCCCATACTGCTCATCCTTGGACTCCTCACCGTTACCGTTGGCGGCCCCTACTTTATGCTGACCACAACAGGCCCCTTGCTTCAGGCCTGGTTTGCAATAGGCCACAAAGGGAAATCTCCCTACCCTTTATATGCCCTCTCCAATGCAGGTTCGCTGCTCGGTCTTATTACCTATCCTTTTCTTTTCGAGCCGCTGCTGGCCAGATATACCCAGGCCATTGTCTGGTCCCTCTCCTACGGCCTTTTTATTTTTCTCTGTGGATTCTGTGCCCGTCAGATATGGAAAGGGAGGCATTTTACTCTTCTTGCGCCTGCCGATGACGACCGATACAAACCGGCCGGAGAATCCTGTACTTCCATTGATGAAGAAAGGCCGCCATCGGCGGGAAGCGCCGTCCTGTGGCTTGTACTTTCCGCCTGTGGTTCAACCTTTCTCCTTTCCACGACAAACCAGGTAACCCAGAATGTGGCCGTTATCCCCTTTTTATGGGTCCTTTTTCTCTCTGTATATTTGCTTACATTCATTCTTGTCTTCCAGGGAAGCGATCTATACAGACGCTGGTGGAGTATTCCCCTGCTCCTCATTTTAAGTGTCATCATTTCAAAAGACCTGGCAGGGGAACTGAGCCTTCCGCTGGCCTGGCAGATTGTCCTTTATACGGGAGCCCTCTTTGCAGGCTGCCTGATATGCCACGGTGAACTTGCCAAAAGAAAGCCCTCTCCAAAATATTTGACCCTGTTTTTTCTGATGATTGCCGGCGGCGGCGCCCTGGGTGGCCTCTGTGTGGCAGTTGGGGCGCCTTTTCTCTTTCCCGCTTACTGGGAATACCACTTTATACTCATGTCCATGACTCTGGTCATAGTCTGCATACTCTTCTTCGATCAAAGATCTCCCCTTTTTAAAGGTCGCCGAATCTACCTGTGGGGGATTATTTTACCGGCCAATATCTTTATGGCAACCAGTCTGGTAAAGGCCGTGGAAAAAGACCTTGAAGATGCAGCCGCTTTGTCCCGCAACTTTTACGGCGTTTTGAAGGTAGCTGAATTTGTCGATGACAACATAGGCCGTGTCCGGCAAATGCACCACGGCAAAGTGCTGCATGGGACGGCTTACGAAGACCCTCCCTGGCGCGGCACACCCACCTCCTACTATGGTAAGGGAACAGGTGTCTGGCTGGCAGTGAACAGCCATCCCGGCCGCATGCGGAAAAAGCCGCTTAACATCGGCGTTATAGGGCTTGGAACAGGCACCATAGCTGCCCTTGCCAACAAGGGAGACAAGGTGCGCTTTTATGAGATCAATAATGATGTCATTACGCTCTCCAGGAAGTGGTTCTGGTATCAGAGAGATTCAGCAGCATCAATTAAAACCATCGCCGGTGATGCAAGAATCATCCTTGAAAATGAACTGGTGGGAGGGGAAGAAGAAAAATTTCATATCCTCGTGGCCGACGCCTTCAGCGGTGACTTCATCCCCATTCACCTCCTTACCCGGGAAAGTGCGGAGCTATACAGAAACCGCCTCAGAGACGACGGAATTCTGGCTATTCATATTTCCAACAGTAACTTCGACCTTGCTCCCGTTACAAGGGCAATTGCAGAGGCCATTGGCTGGGAAGCCGTGCTTATTGATTCACAGGACAGGATTGAAGAGGCTACCTGGGCCGCAACATGGGTACTCATTACGGCAAATCAATCTATCCTTAACAATGAGAAGATAAAAAAAACAGGGAAGTTTCTTTTACGTGAGGACATGCAATCACTGCGGTGGACTGACGATTACGCCAGTCTTTTTCATGTGCTTAAATTCCGGGGAACCTCCGGCAGCAGTCCCTGA
- a CDS encoding replication-associated recombination protein A: MPKKRDKKTFQPLAERMRPLTFDDFMGQEDITGEKLPLRSSMEKGALPSVILWGPPGSGKTTLARLIAGKMSANFESISAVLSGVRDVRAIMEKAARLKAGGTETILFVDEVHRFNKAQQDAFLHHIEDGTITFIGATTENPSFEVVPPLLSRCKVLVLREHSQEGLISILKRALKDRKRGLGEYPVEMDDDVLGFVAAMSHGDARTALNSLEELVNYKLEGDEAVSITMSDAEEVVRKKALLYDKGGEEHYNVISAFIKSMRGSDPDGAVYWLARMLEAGEDPLFVARRMVIFASEDVGNADPRAITVALAAKDAFHFVGMPEGWIPLAQAATYLATAPKSNASYMAYREAKKDVKNLGALPVPLHIRNAPTKLMKGMGYGKGYMYPHDYSDAVVNQQFLPEKLKKKRYYRPKDSGYEKRIMERMDFIKGKKGK, encoded by the coding sequence ATGCCGAAAAAGCGTGATAAAAAGACCTTTCAACCCCTGGCGGAACGGATGAGACCCCTCACCTTTGATGATTTTATGGGCCAGGAAGATATTACCGGCGAAAAGCTCCCCCTCAGGTCTTCCATGGAAAAAGGAGCGCTCCCCTCTGTTATTTTGTGGGGGCCGCCGGGGTCGGGAAAGACGACCCTTGCCCGGCTTATTGCCGGTAAAATGTCGGCCAACTTCGAGTCCATTTCAGCCGTTTTGTCCGGCGTCAGGGACGTGCGGGCCATTATGGAGAAGGCTGCCCGGTTAAAGGCCGGAGGGACGGAGACCATTCTTTTTGTCGATGAGGTTCACCGTTTTAACAAGGCCCAGCAGGATGCCTTCCTCCATCATATTGAAGACGGTACCATTACCTTTATCGGCGCTACCACGGAAAACCCCTCCTTTGAAGTCGTTCCTCCCCTTTTGTCCCGGTGCAAGGTCCTTGTTTTGAGGGAGCATTCACAGGAGGGCCTCATTTCCATATTGAAAAGAGCGCTCAAAGACAGGAAAAGGGGGCTCGGAGAGTATCCGGTGGAGATGGATGACGACGTTCTTGGTTTTGTTGCCGCCATGTCTCATGGCGATGCGCGAACGGCCCTTAATTCACTGGAGGAACTTGTAAATTACAAGCTTGAGGGGGATGAAGCGGTTAGTATTACCATGAGTGATGCCGAAGAGGTGGTGAGAAAGAAGGCGCTTCTCTATGATAAAGGGGGTGAAGAACATTACAATGTGATTTCAGCCTTTATAAAAAGCATGAGGGGCAGTGACCCCGATGGGGCGGTTTACTGGCTTGCCAGGATGCTTGAAGCGGGAGAAGACCCCCTTTTTGTGGCCAGAAGGATGGTTATCTTTGCTTCAGAAGATGTGGGAAATGCAGATCCGCGGGCAATTACCGTTGCCCTGGCGGCAAAGGACGCCTTTCACTTTGTGGGCATGCCCGAAGGGTGGATACCCCTGGCCCAGGCGGCAACTTATCTTGCCACTGCGCCTAAAAGCAATGCCTCCTACATGGCCTACAGGGAAGCCAAAAAGGACGTAAAGAACCTGGGCGCCCTCCCTGTACCGCTTCATATAAGAAATGCGCCGACAAAGCTCATGAAGGGAATGGGCTACGGCAAGGGGTACATGTATCCCCATGACTACAGCGACGCAGTTGTTAACCAGCAGTTTCTTCCGGAGAAGCTCAAAAAGAAGCGCTATTACCGGCCAAAAGATAGCGGCTACGAAAAGCGGATCATGGAGAGGATGGATTTTATTAAAGGAAAAAAGGGGAAATAA
- the mutL gene encoding DNA mismatch repair endonuclease MutL, with protein sequence MQKIKILSENLSNMIAAGEVVERPVSIVKELVENAIDAGSSKIEISLREGGKRYIRIADNGRGMGRDDALLCLERHATSKIESPEDLFNITTMGFRGEALASISSVSKMVISTKEKEAIEGTSIIIEGGTVKDVTAAGIPSGTIIEVKNLFFNTPARRKFLKTTVTEMGHISDFVARTALAFPSIGFSLRSEKATHFELPRGAVLEERIAALIGKEGAGNLIEINEESAELRLSGFISPPSMQRSSASGLYIYVNGRFVRDKVIRHALLQGYGNYIMRGKYPLAVIFLEIDPANVDVNVHPAKSEVRFRESGAVHSFVSSTIDKALGRRQWLPASGESDSGFSGEERRENIKRAAAEYVSQNETLQLKGGYVAREEFHRRRGNPVIAGHGEKFPGALYEEELPSGEAVLAKEEKSSYFSSLAVIGQVGEMYIVCEGEKGMILIDQHAACERIAFEELKRGYDKKNYKIQQLLIPETIDLTPREASALENNRNQVARLGFHIENFGGRSFVVKAIPSILGSKSVKEIVTDMASELSELPKSKCFEAALEDIIKRIACHSVVRGKRRMTHEEMRALLKSMDESGIVPHCPHGRPAHIDFTLPEIEKRFERT encoded by the coding sequence ATGCAGAAGATAAAAATCCTTTCGGAAAATCTCTCCAATATGATTGCCGCCGGCGAGGTAGTGGAGAGGCCCGTATCTATTGTAAAGGAACTGGTGGAAAACGCCATCGATGCAGGAAGCTCGAAGATTGAAATCAGCCTTAGAGAAGGGGGGAAGCGGTACATAAGAATTGCCGATAACGGCCGGGGAATGGGCAGGGATGACGCCCTTCTCTGTCTTGAACGGCATGCCACCAGCAAGATCGAATCGCCGGAAGACCTCTTTAATATTACTACCATGGGATTCAGGGGAGAAGCACTGGCAAGTATTTCTTCCGTTTCAAAAATGGTGATCTCAACAAAGGAAAAAGAGGCCATTGAGGGGACCTCCATCATTATCGAGGGAGGGACCGTAAAAGATGTTACTGCGGCAGGGATCCCGTCAGGAACCATTATAGAGGTTAAAAACCTCTTTTTCAATACGCCGGCAAGAAGGAAATTCCTCAAGACGACCGTTACCGAAATGGGGCATATCAGCGATTTTGTGGCAAGGACGGCCCTTGCCTTTCCATCCATCGGTTTTTCCCTTAGAAGCGAAAAGGCGACCCACTTTGAACTCCCCCGCGGGGCGGTTCTCGAAGAGAGAATAGCGGCTCTCATCGGCAAAGAGGGAGCGGGAAACCTTATTGAAATTAATGAAGAGTCGGCAGAGCTCAGGCTTTCGGGCTTTATTTCTCCCCCTTCAATGCAAAGATCGAGCGCCTCCGGCCTTTATATCTACGTTAACGGCCGTTTTGTGAGAGACAAGGTTATCAGGCATGCTCTTCTTCAGGGTTACGGCAATTATATTATGCGGGGTAAATATCCCCTTGCCGTTATCTTTCTTGAAATTGATCCGGCTAACGTTGATGTCAATGTTCATCCGGCCAAAAGTGAGGTTCGTTTCAGGGAGTCGGGCGCCGTTCATTCCTTTGTAAGCAGTACCATTGATAAGGCGCTGGGAAGGCGGCAGTGGCTTCCTGCTTCAGGGGAGAGCGATAGCGGTTTCTCCGGCGAAGAGAGAAGAGAAAATATAAAAAGAGCGGCTGCCGAATATGTTTCACAAAATGAGACGCTTCAGCTCAAGGGAGGGTACGTTGCCAGAGAGGAATTCCACCGCCGCCGGGGCAATCCGGTTATTGCCGGCCATGGGGAGAAGTTCCCGGGAGCCCTTTATGAAGAAGAGCTTCCCTCCGGGGAAGCAGTGTTAGCAAAAGAGGAGAAAAGCAGCTATTTCTCTTCCCTTGCCGTTATCGGACAGGTGGGGGAAATGTATATTGTCTGCGAAGGAGAAAAGGGGATGATTCTCATCGACCAGCATGCCGCCTGTGAGAGAATCGCCTTTGAAGAACTAAAGCGTGGTTATGACAAGAAAAACTACAAGATCCAGCAACTCCTCATTCCTGAAACAATCGATTTGACGCCCCGCGAGGCTTCGGCCCTTGAAAACAACAGGAATCAGGTAGCCAGACTCGGCTTTCATATTGAAAACTTCGGTGGAAGAAGTTTTGTTGTAAAGGCCATTCCATCCATTCTCGGCAGCAAAAGTGTGAAGGAGATAGTTACTGATATGGCTTCCGAACTGTCGGAACTTCCCAAGTCGAAGTGTTTTGAGGCGGCCCTTGAAGATATCATAAAGAGAATCGCCTGCCACTCTGTCGTCAGGGGAAAAAGAAGAATGACCCATGAAGAGATGAGGGCCCTTCTTAAATCGATGGATGAATCAGGTATTGTTCCCCATTGTCCCCATGGAAGACCCGCCCACATCGATTTCACCCTGCCGGAAATTGAAAAGCGGTTTGAACGGACCTGA
- the miaA gene encoding tRNA (adenosine(37)-N6)-dimethylallyltransferase MiaA, whose translation MNRPALICIVGPTASGKSAVAVELAKSLDAEVVSADSMQVYRYLDIGTAKPSPPEMKHVPHHMIDAVNPDEDFTVSDYREMAAGIIDDIHKRGKRVIIAGGTGLYVRALIKGLVDTPEADKRLREELEEAAEKKGPLSLYRKLEEIDAEAARGIHPNNRVRVIRALEVAMLSGRKISDFQRSHRFSEKAYPFLMLGIDVERDELYRRIESRVETMVENGFEREVRRLLDRGYSRDLKPMRAVGYKEMCAHIIDGVPFERTVELIKRDSRRYAKRQLTWFRKEEVQWLKREAFAAEELRERLLSFVMHPEEWRESLLI comes from the coding sequence ATGAACCGCCCGGCATTGATCTGCATCGTCGGCCCTACGGCGTCCGGTAAAAGCGCTGTCGCCGTTGAACTTGCAAAAAGTCTCGACGCTGAAGTGGTGAGCGCCGATTCAATGCAGGTTTACCGTTATCTGGACATTGGAACGGCCAAGCCTTCTCCCCCCGAGATGAAGCATGTCCCCCATCATATGATAGATGCAGTCAATCCCGATGAGGATTTCACGGTTTCCGATTACAGGGAGATGGCCGCCGGGATTATAGATGATATTCATAAAAGAGGGAAAAGGGTCATTATCGCGGGAGGCACAGGTTTGTATGTGCGGGCCCTGATTAAAGGGCTTGTTGATACGCCCGAAGCCGATAAAAGGCTGAGAGAAGAATTAGAAGAAGCAGCAGAAAAAAAAGGCCCCTTATCCCTTTACAGGAAACTGGAGGAAATCGATGCCGAGGCGGCTCGTGGGATACACCCAAATAACCGGGTCCGTGTCATCAGGGCATTGGAAGTGGCAATGTTGTCGGGGCGAAAGATCTCCGATTTTCAGCGTTCTCATCGATTTAGCGAAAAAGCCTACCCTTTCCTTATGCTGGGAATTGATGTTGAAAGGGACGAACTCTACAGGCGGATCGAAAGCCGGGTTGAAACCATGGTTGAAAATGGTTTTGAAAGGGAGGTGAGGAGACTTCTCGACAGGGGGTATTCACGAGACTTAAAACCGATGCGGGCCGTGGGATACAAGGAGATGTGCGCTCATATTATTGATGGCGTTCCCTTTGAAAGGACTGTTGAGCTTATAAAGCGGGATTCGAGGCGTTATGCCAAAAGGCAGCTTACCTGGTTCAGGAAAGAAGAGGTGCAGTGGCTGAAAAGAGAAGCCTTCGCCGCGGAAGAATTAAGAGAAAGGCTTTTATCTTTTGTAATGCATCCTGAAGAATGGAGGGAATCTCTGCTAATATAG
- a CDS encoding diguanylate cyclase: MDNPDLSKSEVEILHWVKEGKSNNEIGTIIGKSQWTVKYHMSNVMRKLDVSTRTQAVSQAIGLGLLNTSPPDEEESTSTIFVGIIGCGVGGAAVLEVLKDNPAITIVGVAEKSKSAPGLAIANMANIPIFSDYKKLISKKLDVIIDLTKSNKVEADILALKHPKTELMGGLSAMLMWQLTDERRKREREKEKVLREHEALYHLGLIIESIDSMKDAGYAVVDYATKLLNMPAGSMAVFDEKRETMRLIAAKGFSDQFKKVDEWSLRKGGLTSRVFNASGPIFMNDVDRLNNLNPLLVKEGVRSVLAAPLMVEGRIIGILYLNDFRTRQIMEEDISIFSIISVYAGLTIERVKSIEDMRMLTIVDGLTGLYNHRYIMEQFQKEFQRANRHNTNFSVIMLDIDKFKPYNDSFGHLEGNKVLKGVASLFRQNSRVTDVAGRFGGEEFCIIVPELGVEETTNYARKLLAKVAAHSFPNRKITLSAGVATFPIDGNSTMELLEKADKYLYKAKGSGRNCVVSSGTPSK, encoded by the coding sequence ATGGATAATCCGGACCTTTCAAAATCCGAAGTTGAAATATTGCACTGGGTAAAAGAAGGAAAAAGTAATAATGAAATTGGAACCATAATCGGCAAATCCCAATGGACCGTCAAGTATCATATGTCTAATGTGATGAGAAAACTTGATGTTTCAACCCGCACCCAGGCCGTTAGCCAGGCAATCGGACTTGGCCTCCTCAACACAAGCCCTCCCGATGAGGAAGAGTCAACCTCGACTATTTTTGTAGGTATCATCGGTTGCGGCGTTGGCGGCGCTGCAGTTCTTGAAGTGTTGAAAGACAATCCTGCCATTACCATCGTCGGTGTTGCAGAGAAAAGCAAATCCGCACCGGGCCTGGCCATTGCCAACATGGCCAACATACCCATTTTTAGCGATTATAAAAAACTTATATCAAAAAAACTCGACGTCATAATAGACCTTACAAAGTCGAATAAGGTTGAAGCTGATATTCTCGCCCTTAAACATCCAAAAACGGAGCTTATGGGTGGCCTTTCCGCCATGCTCATGTGGCAGCTCACCGATGAAAGGCGCAAGCGTGAGCGCGAGAAGGAAAAAGTGCTTCGCGAACATGAAGCGCTGTACCACCTGGGCCTTATTATAGAAAGTATTGACAGTATGAAAGACGCCGGATATGCCGTTGTTGATTATGCGACAAAGCTTCTTAACATGCCGGCAGGCTCCATGGCTGTATTCGATGAAAAAAGGGAGACCATGAGGCTCATTGCGGCCAAGGGATTCAGTGATCAGTTCAAAAAAGTGGATGAATGGTCGCTTCGCAAGGGAGGATTGACGAGCCGCGTATTCAATGCGTCAGGCCCCATCTTTATGAACGACGTAGACAGACTTAACAACCTGAACCCGCTTCTCGTAAAAGAAGGTGTCAGGTCCGTCCTTGCAGCCCCCCTCATGGTTGAAGGGAGAATTATAGGTATCCTTTACCTCAATGATTTCAGGACTCGTCAGATAATGGAAGAAGATATTTCTATCTTTTCCATTATATCCGTCTACGCGGGCCTTACCATAGAACGCGTCAAATCAATTGAAGATATGAGGATGCTCACCATTGTCGACGGTTTGACGGGGCTCTACAATCATCGTTACATTATGGAGCAGTTCCAGAAAGAATTCCAGAGAGCCAACAGGCACAATACAAACTTTTCGGTCATCATGCTCGATATCGACAAATTCAAACCTTACAATGACAGCTTTGGCCACCTGGAAGGAAACAAGGTGCTTAAAGGCGTAGCCTCCCTCTTCAGACAAAACTCGAGGGTAACAGACGTGGCAGGAAGGTTTGGAGGAGAAGAATTCTGTATTATCGTGCCTGAACTTGGCGTGGAAGAAACGACAAACTATGCCAGAAAACTCCTTGCAAAGGTTGCGGCACATAGCTTCCCCAACCGGAAGATAACACTTAGTGCAGGCGTTGCAACATTTCCCATAGATGGAAATTCGACGATGGAACTGCTTGAAAAAGCCGACAAATACCTTTATAAAGCAAAGGGCTCGGGAAGAAACTGTGTTGTCTCATCCGGTACGCCTTCAAAGTAA
- a CDS encoding PilZ domain-containing protein: MINKVDRSPRKHLIYFTRIKSASGKDFTGRLVDVSIKGLKVVMKEKVVIGETYSFEISLPEEKRKDDQETIHCRGKAKWYKQHLNPEHITAGFEIEGINKEDKNMLSDLNKRE; encoded by the coding sequence ATGATAAACAAGGTAGACAGGTCCCCCAGAAAACATCTGATCTACTTCACCAGGATAAAATCGGCATCGGGAAAAGATTTTACAGGGCGGCTCGTCGATGTATCCATAAAAGGGCTGAAGGTAGTCATGAAAGAGAAAGTCGTCATTGGTGAAACCTACAGCTTTGAAATCTCCCTTCCTGAAGAAAAGAGAAAGGATGATCAGGAAACCATCCACTGCCGGGGAAAGGCAAAATGGTACAAACAGCATTTAAACCCGGAGCACATTACAGCCGGCTTCGAAATAGAAGGTATTAACAAGGAAGACAAGAACATGCTTTCCGACCTCAACAAAAGAGAATAA
- a CDS encoding choice-of-anchor N protein, which produces MERAKKLRLLSFIFVSLFSIIQWSEANALPLLQLDIDGGTYVGGEEESTLVYSPLFTLQALARGVTDVSDEINGNKYITAGQTAYLSIAVEADPKGTSNMTYAGGAVDGVALTGWAYGNAFGDKNQKSHGIFQTLYTEVEFTFSTADFCTECLWNTQDGSATNFDGFIHEFSIDLTDVWSFLVSEEVASYHFDLYTKDADGNIEYFAPFSHDAAATIPEPSTFLLLGSGLLLLACFIRRKKYSYSI; this is translated from the coding sequence ATGGAAAGAGCAAAGAAACTCCGGTTATTATCATTTATTTTCGTATCACTTTTTAGCATTATTCAGTGGTCTGAGGCAAATGCATTACCTCTGCTTCAACTGGACATTGATGGTGGCACTTATGTAGGTGGAGAAGAAGAGTCGACCCTGGTCTACAGTCCGCTTTTTACATTGCAGGCGCTGGCCAGAGGCGTAACCGATGTGAGCGATGAAATAAACGGCAACAAGTACATAACGGCAGGACAAACAGCCTATCTTTCTATCGCTGTTGAAGCAGATCCAAAGGGAACAAGCAATATGACTTATGCCGGTGGCGCTGTGGATGGGGTGGCGCTGACAGGTTGGGCCTATGGGAATGCTTTTGGCGACAAGAACCAGAAGAGCCACGGAATTTTCCAAACACTCTACACAGAAGTTGAATTTACTTTCTCTACAGCTGATTTCTGTACGGAATGTTTATGGAATACCCAGGATGGATCCGCTACAAACTTTGACGGCTTCATTCATGAATTCTCCATCGACCTGACAGATGTTTGGTCTTTCCTGGTGTCAGAGGAGGTTGCTTCTTATCATTTTGATCTCTACACGAAAGATGCAGACGGCAATATTGAGTACTTTGCCCCCTTTTCTCATGATGCAGCGGCAACGATTCCCGAACCGTCAACATTTCTCCTCCTTGGCTCAGGCTTGTTGCTTCTGGCCTGCTTTATAAGGCGCAAAAAATATTCTTACTCCATTTAA
- the gshB gene encoding glutathione synthase has protein sequence MKFLFIMDPRESINRETDSTLLMMRESIERGHKIYYCLVEDLFIEKALPAAVMREVEFADCEDIFCLGESEEALLKDLDAIFMRKDPPFDMDYVYATYLLELAREHTFIINDPRGIRSANEKLYAMNFPDAIPETIVSKDSRRIKKFLHEIGGEMIIKPLGKCGGEGIFYIHSKDKNINALLETSTRFGKEFIMAQRYIPEIRDGDKRIILLDGEPVGAVSRVPQDDEHRGNIHIGGTGWKCEITERDHELCHTIAPKLKEDGLHFVGLDVIGDWITEINVTSPTCLVEINSLNNVKLEKSIIDYVEAAVKKD, from the coding sequence TTGAAATTTTTATTTATTATGGACCCCAGAGAGTCTATAAACAGAGAAACAGACTCAACACTGCTTATGATGCGTGAATCTATCGAAAGGGGGCATAAAATTTATTACTGCCTCGTTGAAGATCTCTTCATTGAAAAGGCGCTCCCCGCTGCGGTGATGAGAGAAGTTGAATTCGCCGACTGTGAAGATATTTTCTGCCTGGGAGAAAGCGAAGAGGCTTTACTTAAAGACCTGGACGCCATTTTTATGCGCAAAGACCCACCCTTTGATATGGATTACGTCTATGCTACCTACCTGCTGGAACTTGCCCGGGAACATACCTTCATTATCAATGATCCCAGGGGGATAAGGAGTGCAAACGAAAAGCTCTACGCCATGAATTTCCCCGACGCCATACCTGAAACAATCGTATCCAAGGATTCCCGCAGGATTAAGAAGTTTCTCCATGAAATCGGGGGAGAGATGATAATAAAGCCGCTGGGCAAATGCGGCGGGGAAGGAATATTTTATATCCACAGCAAGGATAAAAACATTAACGCCCTTCTTGAGACATCGACCCGGTTCGGAAAGGAATTCATTATGGCCCAAAGATATATCCCTGAAATCAGGGATGGAGATAAAAGGATTATTCTCCTTGACGGCGAACCGGTGGGCGCTGTTAGCCGCGTCCCCCAGGATGACGAACACAGGGGAAATATCCATATCGGTGGAACAGGGTGGAAATGTGAAATTACGGAACGAGACCATGAACTCTGCCACACGATTGCTCCAAAACTGAAAGAAGACGGCCTTCATTTCGTCGGTCTCGATGTAATAGGTGACTGGATTACGGAAATTAACGTAACAAGCCCTACCTGCCTTGTTGAAATCAACAGCCTGAATAATGTAAAGCTGGAAAAAAGCATCATTGACTATGTAGAGGCTGCCGTAAAAAAAGATTAA